A window of Leishmania major strain Friedlin complete genome, chromosome 27 genomic DNA:
GCTGATTCTCTGCGAGGAAGGCGACAACGCAACGGTACTGAAGAGAGCGCGCGACGTGGCTGTTGCGAACGGCATCCTTCGACGCGAGGCCACGCTCCCTGGTCTGCACCCCCTCAAAGAGACGAGGTTAGAAGGCCAGGCGATCCTGTACGACGTGCAGCAAGTGCGGAAGCGCAGCCGTGACGCGtgggcggcgacgatgccgtCGGTGCTCTTGCGCGTCGACGAGGAGCCCGTTGACTCTGTCGCTTGGATTGCCGAGGTAAAGCAGGCATCGTACAGCGTCTCGGACATCCTGCAGCTTCAGCTTGCCACCACGCCGTTGAAGCGACTCGTTgagctgctgtcgcagccGGAGGGCTCTCCGGCTGCTGCCCATACCGCCTCGGCCGCATCTACGGCaaggcagcagtggcgcggtCTGCTCGAGAAGCATCGACAATGGGCCGAGTACCACTCACTCTTCGCGGATGTAGAGGAGGCCTgtcgggggtggggggcttCGGAGGCGTGCGTGGCGCGCGACGTGCATGTGGCTTTGACAAGCGGTTCCAGTGTACAGCTACGCACGGGGGTTCACGCGAGCGTGCTACAGAGACTGGAACTGCATATTCTGCTGAGCCCTCGCTTCCGCAAGCTTGACAGTTtcacggcggcggagcaggcCGCCTTTTCAGCTCACTGCCCCGCCCGCTCTTGGGGTGAGTGTGTGAAGGAGGGTATGGTGcgcgtggtggcgctgcctcCCACCGGTCTTACTCCAGCGAAGCTTGACACGCTCGTCCGTCAGCTTTTCCTGACCCCTGCGCTTTGTGATGTGCCCCTTGCACAGTGCTGCACGGTGGGCGAGGCTCGCAGCATCACCGCTGACCTACAGGTGGTTCACGTGACGTCCACCTTCAACCCATTCGTGGTggtgcacggcagccgcgtaTCGAGCGGTTTTGCCGGTGATGTGCCATATTTTAGTTCCCTGCAGCATGAGCGCGACCGACTCATCACAGATCGCACGaatgcgcagctccggcaaGGCCTCCACGAGGCAACGTCGCGCGGCACCAGTGGCGCTCCCAGCGACTTTGTGAGCCTTCAGTCCTCTTCGCAGAGGGCACCCTTAAGGATAACTGGCGATGCAGCAATAGCCGCCTTCAACCGAGCCCTCATCTCGGCGCTGGCCGTGAGTCCTCTCTCGCGGGTGGGGATACAGCACCACCCGGCGATGCTGGAGTACAGAGATGCCGTCAATTACGAGGCCGTTCTCAAGGTGGCGCTCAAGGAGCATGCAGAGTTCAAGGGGCGAAAGTACCAGTTGCGCGACTGAGGTGATGCCGAAATCGCGGTGGACGGGCCACTGTCcagaggcggtggtgacgctgATGGGCGCTAGGAGGTACccagctctgccgccgtggctgctTTCCTTCCTTGAGGCTTTCTCGTCTGTGCAGACATCGGCACACAGGCCGCACGCGTCGGAAACAGGGGGTGAAGGACACGCGTACATCACAGAACACCACGTACTCAGAGAATGGATTTCCTTTATGCTGTCCATTCTCTGCCGTGGTGCACTGAGCCTAGCTGCACTCCACGCCACCTCCGGCCCTGTCACGGGCacatcgcgtggtgccaagcagccctgcacacacgcgctctacagcgatgcgccgactcagccatCCGAGCAGGGCCCCTGCCGCATACtccaccccgcccccgcgcgttgcaggtcgccccacacccgctcccGTCACGCCGGCACCCACCTGGCGTGCATCCCCCGTAGGGGGTGGCACGCAGCCCCCCgcaccagcaacggcagccggGGCCGGGTGCAATGCATCCCAGCCACGCCGACACTCTGCCTACCACGGGgacggcacaagcgtgttcgctgtcgcgggtcaccccgacgcaacgccacccaggaccccaccgccggcacatCAGTGTGGCCATGCATCGCACGGACCCTTGTCACCACGAGAAGTGGGGCTCCGGCactggcaggggataggagggagggggagagggggccgCCTGGACTCGCACCGCATACGGTGTGGGGCGTACTGGGCGCTGAGGTACCACGCTGAGTGAGGGGTGTCCCTCTGGTCAGCAGGGCACTCGCAAAGGACGGTATGAAAGCAAGCAGGTGGAAAAAGGCTATCCTTTGGTGCACGAACGTACGGTGCAAGGCTCCATGTTCACGGAGGTGTTCGAGGCTTACGTAAGGGAGAGTATGACTCCTCCTTGGTCACCCTCTTCCACAAACCCGCAGGCGGAGGTAATACAGTAAACGCTCCCGTGCATGTAGCCGCTCTTATGCTTCTCTTGCCCGATCCTGCAACCCACGTTGGGGCGATGGCGagccgcacgcacccgcCATTCAATGCCCACAATCATGCTCACGGTTCTCTATTTCGCCGACTTCACCGATTCACCGCTCATGCCGCAttcgctctctctgtctctctcgcgtTCCCGCCTGCCCATCTTTATCTCGtttcggtgtgtgtgtgtgtgtttgtgcgacACTTCCATCCTGCTCCGTGCGCACCTTTCAGTCCCCCACTGCGATGGCCTGCGCACTTGCTGCTCACCGTTCTGGCATCCTAACTCGTTTTTCTCTCTTGCGGTGACGACTTGTAGTGGGTGCaaggcaccgccgcgtgctACTGCGCAAGCTCGTGCGccgtacgtgtgcgtgtctggcTACCCCGCGCGCGTCCGCTCGTAGGGAGAGCGTCACCCAGGTGGGGTGTGAACCTTtcgccttttcttttttttctttgtgaGTGTGTGTTGTCGTTGTGACTCGGGCGTCGTTCTCTTATCGCGGGTAAGGggccgacacacacgcgcagcgcccACGCGTGTCCTCCGCACGAGCCGCACGCCCCGTCTTTTCTTTCGCTCTTTGACGGCGTCACCTGCTCCATCCCGTTCGCCGTCGGCGGGATGGGCAAAGGCGCGCGATCgaagcgcagcacgcgcccGTACGCGAAGAGGCAGCACGTGCTGGAGAGcaaggcgcaggaggtggATCCGGCGTTGCTGGAGCGTTACCGCAACACACAGCAGCCGATTCGTAAGTCGCAGCTCTTCACTGAGATCTTGAAGCAGAAGAAGGACACGAAGCGAGCGCGTCGTGAG
This region includes:
- a CDS encoding conserved hypothetical protein (previous protein_id=AAZ09790.1); protein product: MSFSSSCTQVPLLLPEELRDEVLSGAAEIIVERGSRNRCFLHVYSEEERLAKVEDIADPDDVVRHAHEKHLSELRWARDVLWADSRFQRFVRYADHILWPAYESLSKVVNVVHQLILCEEGDNATVLKRARDVAVANGILRREATLPGLHPLKETRLEGQAILYDVQQVRKRSRDAWAATMPSVLLRVDEEPVDSVAWIAEVKQASYSVSDILQLQLATTPLKRLVELLSQPEGSPAAAHTASAASTARQQWRGLLEKHRQWAEYHSLFADVEEACRGWGASEACVARDVHVALTSGSSVQLRTGVHASVLQRLELHILLSPRFRKLDSFTAAEQAAFSAHCPARSWGECVKEGMVRVVALPPTGLTPAKLDTLVRQLFLTPALCDVPLAQCCTVGEARSITADLQVVHVTSTFNPFVVVHGSRVSSGFAGDVPYFSSLQHERDRLITDRTNAQLRQGLHEATSRGTSGAPSDFVSLQSSSQRAPLRITGDAAIAAFNRALISALAVSPLSRVGIQHHPAMLEYRDAVNYEAVLKVALKEHAEFKGRKYQLRD